Proteins encoded together in one Bradyrhizobium sp. CB82 window:
- a CDS encoding pentapeptide MXKDX repeat protein: MTIRTRIALGVTAAALSLSLAFAPAYAMDEMKKDGMKKETMSKDGMKKDTMSKDDGMKKDTMSKDNMTKDDGGMMKKK, from the coding sequence ATGACCATTCGTACCCGCATCGCGCTCGGCGTCACCGCGGCCGCTCTCTCGCTCAGCCTGGCCTTCGCGCCCGCCTACGCCATGGATGAGATGAAGAAGGACGGGATGAAGAAAGAGACGATGTCCAAGGACGGCATGAAGAAAGACACCATGTCCAAGGATGACGGGATGAAGAAGGATACGATGTCCAAGGATAACATGACGAAGGACGACGGCGGCATGATGAAGAAGAAGTGA
- a CDS encoding TRAP transporter large permease, whose amino-acid sequence MSVFGIGLSYGLATLFVMFSGMPIAFALGAVAVVFMGIYMPAASLDTVTQNVYEEMASITLLSIPLFILKGAAIGKSRAGQDLYSALHAWLHRVPGGLGVANVFACALFAAMAGSSPATCSAIGSAGIPEMRKRGYSGGFAAGIIAAGGTLGILLPPSITMILFAVAAEKSLGRLFLAGIGPGLLLVSLFGAYAVIRFRQEYAAAEAAYKNGGPEAAILTRDEFTLAERFSVLPRVIPFVLLLTGVMIALYGGYATPSETAGLGGLLALALIAMIYSVWRPTDLGPIMKSTIRESTMLMMIIGMSLLYSYVMSYLHISQSAAESIVAMHLPRWGLLFAILAMVVVLGFFLPPVSIILMTAPIILPPLRAANFDIIWFGVVMTIVMEMGLIHPPVGLNIFVIRNVAPDIPLSEVIWGTLPFVLLMMGAVLLLCFVPEISTWLPDLVMGPDGSR is encoded by the coding sequence ATGAGCGTGTTCGGTATTGGCCTGTCCTACGGGCTGGCGACGCTGTTTGTGATGTTTTCCGGCATGCCGATCGCGTTCGCGCTCGGCGCGGTTGCGGTCGTGTTCATGGGCATCTACATGCCCGCCGCTTCGCTCGATACCGTGACGCAGAACGTCTACGAGGAAATGGCCTCGATCACGCTGCTGTCGATCCCGCTCTTCATCCTGAAGGGTGCGGCGATCGGCAAGTCGCGCGCCGGCCAGGACCTCTACTCGGCCCTGCACGCCTGGTTGCACCGCGTGCCCGGCGGCCTCGGCGTCGCCAACGTCTTCGCCTGCGCGCTGTTCGCCGCAATGGCAGGCTCCTCGCCCGCGACCTGCTCGGCGATCGGCTCTGCCGGCATTCCCGAGATGCGCAAGCGCGGCTATTCCGGCGGCTTTGCCGCCGGGATCATCGCCGCCGGCGGCACGCTCGGCATTCTGTTGCCACCCTCGATCACCATGATCCTGTTTGCCGTCGCCGCGGAAAAATCGCTCGGGCGGCTCTTCCTCGCCGGCATCGGCCCCGGGCTTTTGCTCGTCAGCCTGTTCGGCGCCTATGCCGTGATCCGCTTCCGCCAGGAATATGCGGCGGCTGAAGCCGCCTACAAGAACGGCGGCCCTGAGGCTGCGATCCTGACCCGCGACGAGTTCACATTGGCCGAACGTTTCAGCGTGCTGCCGCGCGTCATTCCGTTCGTGCTGCTGCTCACGGGCGTCATGATCGCGCTCTATGGCGGCTATGCCACGCCATCGGAGACCGCGGGACTGGGTGGCCTGCTCGCGCTGGCGCTGATCGCGATGATCTACAGCGTCTGGCGGCCGACAGATCTCGGGCCGATCATGAAGTCGACGATCCGGGAATCGACCATGCTGATGATGATCATCGGCATGTCGCTGCTCTATTCCTACGTGATGAGCTATCTGCACATCTCGCAATCGGCCGCCGAATCCATCGTCGCGATGCACTTGCCGCGCTGGGGCCTGCTGTTCGCGATCCTCGCCATGGTGGTCGTGCTCGGTTTCTTCCTGCCGCCAGTCTCGATCATCCTGATGACCGCGCCGATCATCCTGCCGCCGCTGCGTGCCGCCAATTTCGACATCATCTGGTTCGGCGTCGTCATGACCATCGTGATGGAGATGGGGCTGATCCACCCGCCGGTCGGTCTCAACATCTTCGTCATCCGCAACGTCGCCCCGGACATCCCCTTGAGCGAGGTGATCTGGGGGACGCTGCCCTTCGTGCTGTTGATGATGGGTGCCGTGCTCCTGCTTTGCTTCGTGCCGGAGATCTCGACCTGGCTGCCGGATCTCGTTATGGGCCCCGACGGCAGCAGGTGA
- a CDS encoding DUF6481 family protein codes for MSGFREPGFADRQKAAQEARKNLLNKFKSQPAHDDPVVAARRAEREAIAAKRAEAKSAREAEKAEQKRREEEAAAAEAARIAREAEEAATRQAELEAEQKAKRDARYAARKAKGKRR; via the coding sequence ATGAGTGGATTCAGGGAACCCGGCTTCGCAGACCGGCAAAAGGCGGCACAGGAAGCCCGCAAAAATCTTTTGAACAAATTCAAATCGCAGCCGGCGCACGACGACCCCGTGGTCGCGGCGCGGCGTGCCGAGCGCGAGGCGATTGCCGCCAAGCGCGCCGAGGCAAAGTCGGCGCGCGAGGCAGAAAAGGCCGAGCAGAAGCGGCGTGAGGAAGAGGCTGCGGCTGCGGAAGCCGCACGAATTGCCCGCGAAGCCGAGGAGGCCGCCACAAGACAGGCCGAGCTCGAAGCCGAGCAGAAGGCCAAGCGCGATGCGCGCTACGCCGCCCGCAAGGCCAAGGGCAAGCGGAGGTAA
- a CDS encoding transglycosylase SLT domain-containing protein produces MAAGPVRAGAADDKAAAVGVTSAVTSDSVEAPSVADAEPFPARASVRALIEKEAAKTKLPPDIAEAVVFVESRYDSTVIGRVGEIGLMQVKPETAAMLGFKGTTAELARPEINIHYGVAYLARAWRLAQGDLCRALMKYRAGHGEETMTPRSVIYCNRARNRLSATNSPFATPGAPAVVAPDSEPARAVMSAKPQARPSPVKPTDVYATDKHGTAAASRAFWAAHEARVRAIKARIEAKWRRVAAR; encoded by the coding sequence TTGGCAGCCGGGCCAGTGCGCGCTGGCGCGGCGGATGATAAGGCAGCCGCCGTCGGCGTCACCAGCGCGGTCACGTCTGACAGTGTCGAAGCTCCATCAGTCGCAGATGCCGAGCCGTTTCCGGCGCGCGCGTCCGTTCGCGCGCTGATCGAGAAGGAAGCCGCGAAGACGAAATTACCGCCCGATATTGCGGAAGCCGTGGTCTTCGTCGAAAGCCGCTACGATTCCACGGTGATCGGCCGCGTCGGCGAGATCGGGCTGATGCAGGTCAAGCCCGAAACGGCAGCCATGCTCGGCTTCAAAGGCACCACGGCCGAGCTCGCCAGACCCGAGATCAATATCCACTACGGTGTAGCCTATCTCGCCAGGGCCTGGCGGCTGGCGCAGGGCGACCTCTGCCGCGCGCTGATGAAATACCGCGCCGGGCACGGCGAAGAGACAATGACGCCGCGCTCCGTGATCTACTGCAATCGCGCACGCAACCGCCTCAGCGCGACGAACTCGCCGTTCGCAACGCCAGGTGCGCCGGCGGTCGTGGCGCCGGATTCCGAGCCCGCGCGGGCCGTCATGAGCGCGAAACCGCAAGCACGGCCGTCACCGGTCAAGCCGACCGATGTCTATGCAACAGACAAACACGGCACTGCGGCGGCCAGCCGGGCATTCTGGGCCGCGCACGAAGCGCGCGTCCGCGCGATCAAGGCGCGGATCGAGGCAAAATGGCGGCGCGTGGCGGCGCGTTAG
- the dctP gene encoding TRAP transporter substrate-binding protein DctP: MFTRRHLLATAVAAPAILRFSTGTAQAATTLKISHQFPGGTIDKGDFRDRLCRMFAAEVAKRSNGDIAAEIYPNSSLIKTNAQFSAMRKGALDISLYPMPYAGGELPETNIGLMPGLVTTYDQGMRWKKEPVGKALTDFLADKGIILLTWVWQAGGVASRSKAIVAPEDAKGMKVRGGSREMDMVLQTAGASVLSVPSNEIYAAMQTGACDAGITSSTSLISFRLEEVAKSLTSGAGASYWFMLEPLMMSKAIFDKLPKNHQDILLAVGTELEAFGRKGAQDDDIEVAKVYEKAGAKVSALDAATVGKWRDIARDTAWKDYGAKTTTAASLLKLASEVSA; the protein is encoded by the coding sequence ATGTTCACGCGACGTCACCTTCTCGCGACAGCTGTTGCCGCGCCCGCCATTCTCCGTTTCAGCACCGGGACCGCGCAGGCCGCGACGACGCTGAAGATCTCGCACCAATTTCCGGGCGGCACGATCGATAAGGGCGACTTCCGCGACCGTCTCTGCCGCATGTTCGCAGCCGAAGTGGCAAAGCGCAGCAATGGCGACATCGCCGCCGAGATCTATCCGAACTCCTCACTGATCAAGACCAACGCGCAGTTCTCCGCCATGCGCAAGGGTGCGCTCGACATCTCGCTCTATCCGATGCCCTATGCCGGCGGAGAACTGCCGGAGACCAACATCGGCCTGATGCCGGGCCTCGTCACGACCTATGATCAGGGCATGCGCTGGAAGAAGGAGCCGGTCGGTAAGGCGCTGACCGACTTCCTCGCCGACAAGGGCATCATCCTGCTCACCTGGGTCTGGCAGGCCGGCGGTGTCGCCAGCCGCTCCAAGGCGATCGTGGCACCTGAAGATGCCAAGGGCATGAAGGTGCGCGGCGGATCGCGCGAGATGGACATGGTGCTGCAAACCGCGGGCGCCTCGGTGCTGTCGGTGCCCTCGAACGAAATCTACGCGGCAATGCAGACCGGCGCGTGCGATGCCGGCATCACCTCCTCCACCAGCCTGATCTCGTTCCGCCTCGAAGAAGTCGCCAAATCGCTCACCTCGGGAGCCGGCGCCTCCTACTGGTTCATGCTCGAGCCCTTGATGATGTCGAAAGCGATCTTCGACAAGCTCCCGAAGAACCATCAGGACATCTTGCTTGCGGTCGGCACCGAGCTCGAAGCCTTCGGCCGCAAGGGCGCGCAGGACGACGACATCGAGGTCGCCAAGGTCTACGAGAAGGCCGGTGCCAAGGTCAGCGCGCTCGATGCGGCGACCGTCGGCAAGTGGCGCGATATCGCCCGCGATACCGCCTGGAAGGACTATGGCGCCAAGACCACGACCGCGGCGAGCCTGCTCAAGCTCGCCTCCGAAGTCTCGGCATGA
- a CDS encoding TRAP transporter small permease → MMHGPLPDRDEPVDAAARHGLAAALDRGLAFVNSVIVVLAALALVAACAILSYSVLSRALFKAANYWQDEAAVFLLVGATFMTAAYVQQNRGHIGIEAFVGLLSPLANRIRLWLVDAVTLLFCAFFTWKSWTLTHEAYVDGQVSNSMWSPPLAIPYSLMALGMSLLCVQIIVQLALPFTGAKRR, encoded by the coding sequence ATGATGCACGGTCCGCTTCCGGATCGTGACGAACCGGTCGATGCCGCCGCACGCCACGGGCTTGCGGCGGCGCTCGATCGCGGTCTCGCCTTCGTCAACAGCGTCATCGTCGTGCTGGCTGCGCTCGCGCTGGTCGCCGCCTGTGCGATCCTGAGCTACAGCGTGCTGAGCCGCGCCCTCTTCAAGGCCGCCAACTACTGGCAGGACGAGGCCGCCGTGTTCCTGCTGGTCGGCGCCACCTTCATGACGGCGGCCTATGTGCAGCAAAACCGCGGGCATATCGGCATCGAGGCGTTTGTCGGGCTATTGTCGCCGCTCGCGAACAGAATCCGGCTCTGGCTGGTCGACGCCGTGACGCTGCTGTTTTGCGCCTTCTTCACCTGGAAGTCCTGGACACTCACGCATGAGGCCTATGTCGACGGCCAGGTCTCGAATTCGATGTGGTCGCCGCCGCTCGCCATTCCCTACAGCCTGATGGCGCTCGGCATGAGTCTGCTTTGCGTGCAGATCATCGTGCAGCTCGCCCTTCCCTTCACCGGAGCCAAGCGCCGATGA
- a CDS encoding hydroxymethylglutaryl-CoA lyase has product MSDEVRIIEMGPRDGLQNEETPVSVEARIAFVEALVAAGLHTVEVGAFVSPKAIPQMAGSDTVLRGVSHLTDAEFHVLVPNEKGFDAARAAGAKVVSVFAAASEGFSRANINCSIAESIERFKPVLARAQADGVKVRGYISCVLGCPFDGEIKPKAVADLAKTLWDLGCYEISLGDTIGVGTPTKAKDMLRSVAANVPAAHLAMHFHDTYGQALANLYAGMEEGIRVIDSAAGGLGGCPYAPGATGNVATEDVVYMLEGMGIRTGIDMEKLLPVTNEISGLLGRPPVSRVATALNAKKRRAAS; this is encoded by the coding sequence ATGAGCGACGAGGTCCGCATCATCGAAATGGGGCCGCGCGACGGCCTCCAGAACGAGGAGACGCCGGTCAGCGTGGAGGCGCGCATCGCCTTCGTCGAGGCGCTGGTCGCGGCCGGTCTTCACACCGTCGAGGTCGGCGCCTTCGTCTCGCCCAAAGCGATCCCGCAGATGGCGGGCTCGGATACCGTGCTGCGCGGCGTGAGCCACCTCACGGATGCCGAATTCCACGTGTTGGTGCCGAACGAGAAGGGCTTTGACGCCGCGCGTGCAGCTGGCGCGAAGGTCGTCTCGGTGTTCGCGGCAGCTTCGGAAGGATTTTCACGGGCCAACATCAATTGCTCGATCGCGGAGTCCATCGAGCGGTTCAAGCCTGTCCTTGCCCGCGCGCAGGCCGACGGCGTGAAGGTGCGCGGCTATATCTCGTGCGTGCTGGGATGCCCCTTCGACGGCGAGATCAAGCCGAAAGCCGTCGCCGATCTCGCCAAGACGCTGTGGGATCTCGGCTGCTACGAGATTTCGCTCGGCGACACCATTGGCGTCGGCACGCCGACCAAGGCGAAGGACATGTTGCGCTCGGTTGCCGCGAACGTCCCGGCCGCGCATCTCGCGATGCATTTCCACGACACCTATGGCCAGGCGCTCGCCAATCTCTATGCGGGGATGGAGGAGGGCATCCGCGTCATCGATTCCGCCGCCGGCGGGCTCGGCGGCTGTCCATATGCGCCGGGCGCGACCGGCAACGTCGCAACGGAGGACGTCGTCTACATGCTGGAGGGCATGGGAATCAGGACGGGTATCGACATGGAGAAGCTGCTGCCGGTGACGAACGAGATCAGTGGCTTGCTCGGTCGTCCGCCGGTGAGTCGCGTGGCGACGGCATTGAATGCGAAGAAGCGGCGTGCGGCTTCGTAG